A window of the Zeugodacus cucurbitae isolate PBARC_wt_2022May chromosome 2, idZeuCucr1.2, whole genome shotgun sequence genome harbors these coding sequences:
- the LOC105209538 gene encoding signal transducer and transcription activator isoform X1 produces the protein MYKWTRWNFGVIELLMNFDMNMSPGNDGMMPPFGDGDLIPINSNLKDLSVGIDDMRVSIIAFQSGQMGNNFFNGYQQQQLNDLIMTLGNLLQEYGVIQDQLIGALKAWQRKQTLGRNGAPPPSNLDGIQLIVETLLDRITDIILFINNLLQMGNEAILNEYLQHAQALYHILIVSTFIVETQPPQVKKKGTKNMSATVRWLIGDKLGIHLSKPVVKCAILSEDLAKRLTVENIRMPPESSGTMTNNECEMIYDSNTRKFSATFSNLMISEAKRFERRGSENVTDKKHTLLFYTTAECKGHAINCWAISAPLIVIVHDNQGSNAWATILWDNAFSAIEREPFKVPERVHYIQISEALDMYFGLYTNRHLTPDNLNTIANKLRLNETGQLNDYISFSQFCKDKMPNCVFSFWEWFYDIKKLTTTYLKEAWAKGHIVGFISKREASEILSRQAHGTFLLRFSDSTKGGVSIAYRDYSEIIMLEPWTSADFLILSLTDRIRNLNCLKIVYPTMVASNAVFCTSPPRQTAKNGDGYVRTRIQVHANTPQPANDPQTSPQTQSGTTVSDNVHMQNGYSFSTEQSENSLDFCDASSPQTQSGTTVSDNVHMQNGYSFSTEQSENSFDFRDPQTINWPDWDNSGSAASGDYFSGISSLEFDQYRHIHIYN, from the exons ATGTATAAGTgga cTCGTTGGAATTTTGGTGTTATCGAGCTATTAATGAACTTCGATATGAATATGTCACCTGGAAATGATGGGATGATGCCGCCGTTTGGAGATGGTGACTTAATACCAATAAATTCGAATTTAAAAGATTTGTCGGTTGGCATCGACGATATGCGCGTATCCATTATAGCATTTCAAAGCGGCCAAATGgggaacaatttttttaatggctaccaacaacaacaattaaacgaTTTAATTATGACTTTGGGTAATCTACTTCAAGAATATGGTGTCATCCAGGACCAATTGATAGGCGCATTGAAAGCTTGGCAACGAAAACAGACATTAGGTCGCAATGGTGCACCGCCTCCTAGCAATTTAGATGGTATACAATTGATTGTGGAGACATTGTTGGACCGCATCACAGatattatactatttataaataatctcCTACAAATGGGGAATGAGGCGATTCTCAATGAGTACTTACAACATGCACAGGCCTTATATCATATTCTCATAGTTTCAACTTTCATCGTCGAGACGCAACCACCACAGGTGAAGAAAAAGGGAACTAAAAA TATGTCGGCAACTGTTCGCTGGTTAATCGGTGATAAATTGGGCATACATTTGAGCAAACCAGTTGTAAAATGTGCAATACTCTCAG AGGATTTAGCAAAGCGACTTACTGTTGAAAACATCCGTATGCCACCAGAGAGCAGTGGCACAATGACGAACAATGAATGTGAAATGATATATGATAGCAATACTAGGAAATTCTCTGCAACTTTTTC AAATCTTATGATAAGCGAGGCTAAACGCTTTGAGAGAAGGGGTTCCGAAAATGTTACAGATAAAAAACACACTTTGCTCTTTTACACAACCGCTGAATGTAAAGGTCATGCGATCAAT TGCTGGGCAATTAGTGCACCCTTAATTGTGATAGTACACGATAATCAAGGCAGTAATGCCTGGGCCACGATTTTATGGGATAATGCGTTCTCTGCAATCGAACGGGAACCATTCAAAGTTCCAGAGAGGgtacattatatacaaatatcggAGGCATTAGATATGTATTTTGGCCTCTATACAAATCGTCATTTAACTCCAGATAATTTGAATACTATTG CCAATAAACTTAGATTGAATGAAACTGGTCAGCTCAACGATTATATTAGTTTTTCACAATTCTGTAAAGATAAGATGCCAAATTGTGTTTTTTCCTTTTGGGAATGGTTCTATGACATAAAGAAATTGACAACGACCTATCTAAAGGAAGCATGGGCGAAAGGACATATTGTCGGATTTATAAGTAAACGTGAAGCCAGTGAAATATTATCCCGTCAAGCTCATGGCACTTTCTTACTTCGTTTCTCGGATAGTACCAAAG gtgGCGTAAGCATCGCTTATCGTGACTATAGCGAGATAATAATGTTGGAACCATGGACCAGCGCTGATTTCCTAATACTTTCCCTAACTGATCGTATACGaaatttgaattgtttaaaGATCGTATATCCCACGATGGTGGCAAGTAATGCAGTATTCTGTACTTCACCTCCTAGACAAACTG CAAAAAATGGAGATGGTTATGTACGCACTCGAATACAAGTGCATGCTAACACCCCTCAGCCCGCCAATGATCCACAAAC TTCGCCACAAACACAATCAGGAACAACTGTGTCTGATAATGTCCACATGCAGAATGGGTATAGTTTCTCAACGGAACAATCTg AAAATAGTTTAGATTTTTGCGACGCCAGTTCGCCACAAACACAGTCTGGAACAACTGTGTCTGATAATGTCCACATGCAGAATGGGTATAGTTTCTCAACGGAACAATCTg AAAATAGTTTCGATTTTCGCGATCCTCAAAC TATTAATTGGCCTGATTGGGACAACTCAGGATCAGCAGCATCAGGAGATTACTTTTCTGGCATTTCTTCTTTGGAATTTGACCAATacaggcacatacatatatataattaa
- the LOC105209538 gene encoding signal transducer and transcription activator isoform X3, with amino-acid sequence MYKWTRWNFGVIELLMNFDMNMSPGNDGMMPPFGDGDLIPINSNLKDLSVGIDDMRVSIIAFQSGQMGNNFFNGYQQQQLNDLIMTLGNLLQEYGVIQDQLIGALKAWQRKQTLGRNGAPPPSNLDGIQLIVETLLDRITDIILFINNLLQMGNEAILNEYLQHAQALYHILIVSTFIVETQPPQVKKKGTKNMSATVRWLIGDKLGIHLSKPVVKCAILSEDLAKRLTVENIRMPPESSGTMTNNECEMIYDSNTRKFSATFSNLMISEAKRFERRGSENVTDKKHTLLFYTTAECKGHAINCWAISAPLIVIVHDNQGSNAWATILWDNAFSAIEREPFKVPERVHYIQISEALDMYFGLYTNRHLTPDNLNTIANKLRLNETGQLNDYISFSQFCKDKMPNCVFSFWEWFYDIKKLTTTYLKEAWAKGHIVGFISKREASEILSRQAHGTFLLRFSDSTKGGVSIAYRDYSEIIMLEPWTSADFLILSLTDRIRNLNCLKIVYPTMVASNAVFCTSPPRQTAKNGDGYVRTRIQVHANTPQPANDPQTSPQTQSGTTVSDNVHMQNGYSFSTEQSENSFDFRDPQTINWPDWDNSGSAASGDYFSGISSLEFDQYRHIHIYN; translated from the exons ATGTATAAGTgga cTCGTTGGAATTTTGGTGTTATCGAGCTATTAATGAACTTCGATATGAATATGTCACCTGGAAATGATGGGATGATGCCGCCGTTTGGAGATGGTGACTTAATACCAATAAATTCGAATTTAAAAGATTTGTCGGTTGGCATCGACGATATGCGCGTATCCATTATAGCATTTCAAAGCGGCCAAATGgggaacaatttttttaatggctaccaacaacaacaattaaacgaTTTAATTATGACTTTGGGTAATCTACTTCAAGAATATGGTGTCATCCAGGACCAATTGATAGGCGCATTGAAAGCTTGGCAACGAAAACAGACATTAGGTCGCAATGGTGCACCGCCTCCTAGCAATTTAGATGGTATACAATTGATTGTGGAGACATTGTTGGACCGCATCACAGatattatactatttataaataatctcCTACAAATGGGGAATGAGGCGATTCTCAATGAGTACTTACAACATGCACAGGCCTTATATCATATTCTCATAGTTTCAACTTTCATCGTCGAGACGCAACCACCACAGGTGAAGAAAAAGGGAACTAAAAA TATGTCGGCAACTGTTCGCTGGTTAATCGGTGATAAATTGGGCATACATTTGAGCAAACCAGTTGTAAAATGTGCAATACTCTCAG AGGATTTAGCAAAGCGACTTACTGTTGAAAACATCCGTATGCCACCAGAGAGCAGTGGCACAATGACGAACAATGAATGTGAAATGATATATGATAGCAATACTAGGAAATTCTCTGCAACTTTTTC AAATCTTATGATAAGCGAGGCTAAACGCTTTGAGAGAAGGGGTTCCGAAAATGTTACAGATAAAAAACACACTTTGCTCTTTTACACAACCGCTGAATGTAAAGGTCATGCGATCAAT TGCTGGGCAATTAGTGCACCCTTAATTGTGATAGTACACGATAATCAAGGCAGTAATGCCTGGGCCACGATTTTATGGGATAATGCGTTCTCTGCAATCGAACGGGAACCATTCAAAGTTCCAGAGAGGgtacattatatacaaatatcggAGGCATTAGATATGTATTTTGGCCTCTATACAAATCGTCATTTAACTCCAGATAATTTGAATACTATTG CCAATAAACTTAGATTGAATGAAACTGGTCAGCTCAACGATTATATTAGTTTTTCACAATTCTGTAAAGATAAGATGCCAAATTGTGTTTTTTCCTTTTGGGAATGGTTCTATGACATAAAGAAATTGACAACGACCTATCTAAAGGAAGCATGGGCGAAAGGACATATTGTCGGATTTATAAGTAAACGTGAAGCCAGTGAAATATTATCCCGTCAAGCTCATGGCACTTTCTTACTTCGTTTCTCGGATAGTACCAAAG gtgGCGTAAGCATCGCTTATCGTGACTATAGCGAGATAATAATGTTGGAACCATGGACCAGCGCTGATTTCCTAATACTTTCCCTAACTGATCGTATACGaaatttgaattgtttaaaGATCGTATATCCCACGATGGTGGCAAGTAATGCAGTATTCTGTACTTCACCTCCTAGACAAACTG CAAAAAATGGAGATGGTTATGTACGCACTCGAATACAAGTGCATGCTAACACCCCTCAGCCCGCCAATGATCCACAAAC TTCGCCACAAACACAGTCTGGAACAACTGTGTCTGATAATGTCCACATGCAGAATGGGTATAGTTTCTCAACGGAACAATCTg AAAATAGTTTCGATTTTCGCGATCCTCAAAC TATTAATTGGCCTGATTGGGACAACTCAGGATCAGCAGCATCAGGAGATTACTTTTCTGGCATTTCTTCTTTGGAATTTGACCAATacaggcacatacatatatataattaa
- the LOC105209538 gene encoding signal transducer and transcription activator isoform X4, whose amino-acid sequence MYKWTRWNFGVIELLMNFDMNMSPGNDGMMPPFGDGDLIPINSNLKDLSVGIDDMRVSIIAFQSGQMGNNFFNGYQQQQLNDLIMTLGNLLQEYGVIQDQLIGALKAWQRKQTLGRNGAPPPSNLDGIQLIVETLLDRITDIILFINNLLQMGNEAILNEYLQHAQALYHILIVSTFIVETQPPQVKKKGTKNMSATVRWLIGDKLGIHLSKPVVKCAILSEDLAKRLTVENIRMPPESSGTMTNNECEMIYDSNTRKFSATFSNLMISEAKRFERRGSENVTDKKHTLLFYTTAECKGHAINCWAISAPLIVIVHDNQGSNAWATILWDNAFSAIEREPFKVPERVHYIQISEALDMYFGLYTNRHLTPDNLNTIANKLRLNETGQLNDYISFSQFCKDKMPNCVFSFWEWFYDIKKLTTTYLKEAWAKGHIVGFISKREASEILSRQAHGTFLLRFSDSTKGGVSIAYRDYSEIIMLEPWTSADFLILSLTDRIRNLNCLKIVYPTMVASNAVFCTSPPRQTAKNGDGYVRTRIQVHANTPQPANDPQTSPQTQSGTTVSDNVHMQNGYSFSTEQSENSFDFRDPQTINWPDWDNSGSAASGDYFSGISSLEFDQYRHIHIYN is encoded by the exons ATGTATAAGTgga cTCGTTGGAATTTTGGTGTTATCGAGCTATTAATGAACTTCGATATGAATATGTCACCTGGAAATGATGGGATGATGCCGCCGTTTGGAGATGGTGACTTAATACCAATAAATTCGAATTTAAAAGATTTGTCGGTTGGCATCGACGATATGCGCGTATCCATTATAGCATTTCAAAGCGGCCAAATGgggaacaatttttttaatggctaccaacaacaacaattaaacgaTTTAATTATGACTTTGGGTAATCTACTTCAAGAATATGGTGTCATCCAGGACCAATTGATAGGCGCATTGAAAGCTTGGCAACGAAAACAGACATTAGGTCGCAATGGTGCACCGCCTCCTAGCAATTTAGATGGTATACAATTGATTGTGGAGACATTGTTGGACCGCATCACAGatattatactatttataaataatctcCTACAAATGGGGAATGAGGCGATTCTCAATGAGTACTTACAACATGCACAGGCCTTATATCATATTCTCATAGTTTCAACTTTCATCGTCGAGACGCAACCACCACAGGTGAAGAAAAAGGGAACTAAAAA TATGTCGGCAACTGTTCGCTGGTTAATCGGTGATAAATTGGGCATACATTTGAGCAAACCAGTTGTAAAATGTGCAATACTCTCAG AGGATTTAGCAAAGCGACTTACTGTTGAAAACATCCGTATGCCACCAGAGAGCAGTGGCACAATGACGAACAATGAATGTGAAATGATATATGATAGCAATACTAGGAAATTCTCTGCAACTTTTTC AAATCTTATGATAAGCGAGGCTAAACGCTTTGAGAGAAGGGGTTCCGAAAATGTTACAGATAAAAAACACACTTTGCTCTTTTACACAACCGCTGAATGTAAAGGTCATGCGATCAAT TGCTGGGCAATTAGTGCACCCTTAATTGTGATAGTACACGATAATCAAGGCAGTAATGCCTGGGCCACGATTTTATGGGATAATGCGTTCTCTGCAATCGAACGGGAACCATTCAAAGTTCCAGAGAGGgtacattatatacaaatatcggAGGCATTAGATATGTATTTTGGCCTCTATACAAATCGTCATTTAACTCCAGATAATTTGAATACTATTG CCAATAAACTTAGATTGAATGAAACTGGTCAGCTCAACGATTATATTAGTTTTTCACAATTCTGTAAAGATAAGATGCCAAATTGTGTTTTTTCCTTTTGGGAATGGTTCTATGACATAAAGAAATTGACAACGACCTATCTAAAGGAAGCATGGGCGAAAGGACATATTGTCGGATTTATAAGTAAACGTGAAGCCAGTGAAATATTATCCCGTCAAGCTCATGGCACTTTCTTACTTCGTTTCTCGGATAGTACCAAAG gtgGCGTAAGCATCGCTTATCGTGACTATAGCGAGATAATAATGTTGGAACCATGGACCAGCGCTGATTTCCTAATACTTTCCCTAACTGATCGTATACGaaatttgaattgtttaaaGATCGTATATCCCACGATGGTGGCAAGTAATGCAGTATTCTGTACTTCACCTCCTAGACAAACTG CAAAAAATGGAGATGGTTATGTACGCACTCGAATACAAGTGCATGCTAACACCCCTCAGCCCGCCAATGATCCACAAAC TTCGCCACAAACACAATCAGGAACAACTGTGTCTGATAATGTCCACATGCAGAATGGGTATAGTTTCTCAACGGAACAATCTg AAAATAGTTTCGATTTTCGCGATCCTCAAAC TATTAATTGGCCTGATTGGGACAACTCAGGATCAGCAGCATCAGGAGATTACTTTTCTGGCATTTCTTCTTTGGAATTTGACCAATacaggcacatacatatatataattaa
- the LOC105209538 gene encoding signal transducer and transcription activator isoform X2: MNFDMNMSPGNDGMMPPFGDGDLIPINSNLKDLSVGIDDMRVSIIAFQSGQMGNNFFNGYQQQQLNDLIMTLGNLLQEYGVIQDQLIGALKAWQRKQTLGRNGAPPPSNLDGIQLIVETLLDRITDIILFINNLLQMGNEAILNEYLQHAQALYHILIVSTFIVETQPPQVKKKGTKNMSATVRWLIGDKLGIHLSKPVVKCAILSEDLAKRLTVENIRMPPESSGTMTNNECEMIYDSNTRKFSATFSNLMISEAKRFERRGSENVTDKKHTLLFYTTAECKGHAINCWAISAPLIVIVHDNQGSNAWATILWDNAFSAIEREPFKVPERVHYIQISEALDMYFGLYTNRHLTPDNLNTIANKLRLNETGQLNDYISFSQFCKDKMPNCVFSFWEWFYDIKKLTTTYLKEAWAKGHIVGFISKREASEILSRQAHGTFLLRFSDSTKGGVSIAYRDYSEIIMLEPWTSADFLILSLTDRIRNLNCLKIVYPTMVASNAVFCTSPPRQTAKNGDGYVRTRIQVHANTPQPANDPQTSPQTQSGTTVSDNVHMQNGYSFSTEQSENSLDFCDASSPQTQSGTTVSDNVHMQNGYSFSTEQSENSFDFRDPQTINWPDWDNSGSAASGDYFSGISSLEFDQYRHIHIYN; the protein is encoded by the exons ATGAACTTCGATATGAATATGTCACCTGGAAATGATGGGATGATGCCGCCGTTTGGAGATGGTGACTTAATACCAATAAATTCGAATTTAAAAGATTTGTCGGTTGGCATCGACGATATGCGCGTATCCATTATAGCATTTCAAAGCGGCCAAATGgggaacaatttttttaatggctaccaacaacaacaattaaacgaTTTAATTATGACTTTGGGTAATCTACTTCAAGAATATGGTGTCATCCAGGACCAATTGATAGGCGCATTGAAAGCTTGGCAACGAAAACAGACATTAGGTCGCAATGGTGCACCGCCTCCTAGCAATTTAGATGGTATACAATTGATTGTGGAGACATTGTTGGACCGCATCACAGatattatactatttataaataatctcCTACAAATGGGGAATGAGGCGATTCTCAATGAGTACTTACAACATGCACAGGCCTTATATCATATTCTCATAGTTTCAACTTTCATCGTCGAGACGCAACCACCACAGGTGAAGAAAAAGGGAACTAAAAA TATGTCGGCAACTGTTCGCTGGTTAATCGGTGATAAATTGGGCATACATTTGAGCAAACCAGTTGTAAAATGTGCAATACTCTCAG AGGATTTAGCAAAGCGACTTACTGTTGAAAACATCCGTATGCCACCAGAGAGCAGTGGCACAATGACGAACAATGAATGTGAAATGATATATGATAGCAATACTAGGAAATTCTCTGCAACTTTTTC AAATCTTATGATAAGCGAGGCTAAACGCTTTGAGAGAAGGGGTTCCGAAAATGTTACAGATAAAAAACACACTTTGCTCTTTTACACAACCGCTGAATGTAAAGGTCATGCGATCAAT TGCTGGGCAATTAGTGCACCCTTAATTGTGATAGTACACGATAATCAAGGCAGTAATGCCTGGGCCACGATTTTATGGGATAATGCGTTCTCTGCAATCGAACGGGAACCATTCAAAGTTCCAGAGAGGgtacattatatacaaatatcggAGGCATTAGATATGTATTTTGGCCTCTATACAAATCGTCATTTAACTCCAGATAATTTGAATACTATTG CCAATAAACTTAGATTGAATGAAACTGGTCAGCTCAACGATTATATTAGTTTTTCACAATTCTGTAAAGATAAGATGCCAAATTGTGTTTTTTCCTTTTGGGAATGGTTCTATGACATAAAGAAATTGACAACGACCTATCTAAAGGAAGCATGGGCGAAAGGACATATTGTCGGATTTATAAGTAAACGTGAAGCCAGTGAAATATTATCCCGTCAAGCTCATGGCACTTTCTTACTTCGTTTCTCGGATAGTACCAAAG gtgGCGTAAGCATCGCTTATCGTGACTATAGCGAGATAATAATGTTGGAACCATGGACCAGCGCTGATTTCCTAATACTTTCCCTAACTGATCGTATACGaaatttgaattgtttaaaGATCGTATATCCCACGATGGTGGCAAGTAATGCAGTATTCTGTACTTCACCTCCTAGACAAACTG CAAAAAATGGAGATGGTTATGTACGCACTCGAATACAAGTGCATGCTAACACCCCTCAGCCCGCCAATGATCCACAAAC TTCGCCACAAACACAATCAGGAACAACTGTGTCTGATAATGTCCACATGCAGAATGGGTATAGTTTCTCAACGGAACAATCTg AAAATAGTTTAGATTTTTGCGACGCCAGTTCGCCACAAACACAGTCTGGAACAACTGTGTCTGATAATGTCCACATGCAGAATGGGTATAGTTTCTCAACGGAACAATCTg AAAATAGTTTCGATTTTCGCGATCCTCAAAC TATTAATTGGCCTGATTGGGACAACTCAGGATCAGCAGCATCAGGAGATTACTTTTCTGGCATTTCTTCTTTGGAATTTGACCAATacaggcacatacatatatataattaa
- the LOC105209537 gene encoding signal transducer and transcription activator — protein sequence MNIDMNMSPENGMMPPLGGDDLIPLYARLEKLSGDIAKMRESITAFQIAQLANDFFNGYQQQQLNGLIMTLGNLLQEYGVIQGQLIDTLKAWQRKQALAMNGAPSPSNLDGIQLIVETLLDLITAFIQFINKLQQMGNEAILNEYLQYAQSLYHILIVSTFIVETQPPQVKKKLTKKISATVRWLIGDKLGIHLSKPVVKCAILSEDLAKRLTVENIRMPPETNGTMTNNECEMIYDSNTRKFSATFSNLMISNVKRFERRGTENVTDRKHTLLFYTTALFNGHAINCWAISVPLVVLVHDNQSSSAWATIIWDNAFSVIEREPFKVPERVHYIQILEALDMYFSYLTGCYLTQDNLNTIANKLRLNETGQLNDYISFSQFCKDKMPNCAFSFWDWFYDIKKLTNKCLKQAWSEGHIVGFISKREASDILSRQAHGTFLLRFSDSTKGGISIAYHDYSGQIIMLEPATSADFQIRSLADRIQDLTMLKIVYPSMTPSNVAFSSPRETAKIGDGYVRTEIKVQANTPQPPNDPQT from the exons ATGAATATAGATATGAATATGTCACCTGAAAATGGGATGATGCCGCCATTGGGAGGTGATGACTTAATACCGTTATATGCGAGATTAGAAAAATTGTCGGGTGACATCGCCAAAATGCGTGAATCCATTACAGCATTTCAAATAGCCCAATTGGCGAACGACTTTTTTAATggctaccaacaacaacaattaaacggTTTAATTATGACTTTGGGTAATCTACTTCAAGAATACGGTGTAATCCAGGGCCAGCTGATAGATACATTGAAAGCGTGGCAACGAAAACAGGCCTTAGCTATGAATGGTGCACCGTCCCCTAGCAATTTGGATGGTATACAATTGATTGTGGAGACATTGTTGGACCTCATCACagcttttatacaatttataaataaactccAACAAATGGGGAATGAGGCGATTCTTAATGAGTACTTACAATATGCACAGTCCTTATATCATATTCTCATAGTTTCAACATTCATCGTCGAGACGCAACCGCCGCAGGTGAagaaaaaactaacaaaaaa AATTTCGGCAACTGTTCGCTGGTTAATCGGTGATAAATTGGGCATACATTTGAGCAAACCAGTTGTAAAATGTGCAATACTCTCAG AGGATTTAGCGAAGCGACTTACTGTTGAAAACATCCGTATGCCACCAGAGACCAATGGCACAATGACGAACAATGAATGTGAAATGATATATGATAGCAATACTAGGAAATTCTCTGCAACTTTTTC aAATCTTATGATCAGCAACGTTAAACGCTTTGAGAGAAGGGGAACTGAAAATGTTACAGATAGAAAACACACTTTGCTCTTTTACACAACTGCTCTATTTAATGGTCATGCGATTAAT tgCTGGGCAATAAGTGTACCCTTAGTTGTGTTGGTACACGATAATCAATCATCATCGGCCTGGGCCACGATTATATGGGATAATGCGTTCTCTGTAATCGAACGGGAACCATTCAAAGTTCCAGAGAGGGTACATTATATACAAATCTTGGAGGCATTAGATATGTATTTTAGCTACCTTACAGGTTGTTATTTAACTCAAGATAATTTGAATACTATTG CCAATAAACTTAGATTGAATGAAACTGGTCAGCTCAACGATTATATTAGTTTTTCGCAATTCTGTAAAGATAAGATGCCGAACTGTGCTTTTTCCTTCTGGGATTGGTTCTATGACATAAAGAAGTTGACCAACAAATGTCTAAAGCAAGCATGGTCGGAAGGACATATTGTCGGATTTATAAGTAAACGTGAAGCCAGTGATATATTGTCTCGTCAAGCCCATGGCACTTTCTTACTTCGTTTCTCAGATAGTACCAAAG GTGGCATAAGTATTGCTTATCACGACTATTCTGGCCAGATAATAATGTTGGAACCAGCAACCAGCGCTGATTTCCAAATACGTTCCCTAGCTGATCGCATACAGGACTTGACTATGTTAAAGATCGTATATCCATCGATGACGCCTAGCAATGTAGCGTTCAGTAGTCCTAGAGAAACTg caaaaattGGAGATGGTTATGTACGCACTGAAATAAAAGTGCAAGCTAACACCCCTCAGCCCCCTAATGATCCACAAACGTAA